Proteins found in one Quercus robur chromosome 2, dhQueRobu3.1, whole genome shotgun sequence genomic segment:
- the LOC126699140 gene encoding uncharacterized protein LOC126699140, which yields MKLALCDYKQPLVLEWKIKEEKLVPYHECLQKLTFKFGKIQYQYVPRMQNQIADALAIMASMMDRPKEDQARLIVVEQKEESAYCKSIEGDEEISGEGEWYSDILQYLKDGTYPKSTDKNDQLTIRKLSTNYTICGERLYIRSYDRIHLLCVIAMEAQQIIEEVHESSYRQHMNAHILSRKIMGQGYFWTTMEADCVTHVQKCH from the coding sequence ATGAAGCTTGCATTATGTGATTACAAGCAGCCCTTAGTCTTGGAGTGGAAGATTAAGGAAGAAAAGCTAGTGCCTTATCATGAATGTCTTCAGAAATTGACATTTAAGTTTGGAAAGATTCAATACCAGTATGTGCCAAGAATGCAGAATCAAATTGCAGATGCTTTAGCAATAATGGCATCCATGATGGATAGGCCCAAAGAAGACCAAGCTCGGCTAATAGTGGTGGAACAAAAAGAAGAGTCAGCTTATTGCAAGTCAATAGAAGGAGACGAAGAAATAAGTGGGGAGGGTGAATGGTATTCAGACATCTTACAATACCTCAAGGATGGGACATACCCGAAATCTACGGATAAGAATGACCAATTGACTATCAGAAAGTTGTCCACTAATTACACTATTTGTGGTGAAAGGCTGTATATAAGGTCGTATGATAGAATTCATCTCCTTTGTGTGATTGCCATGGAAGCACAACAAATAATTGAGGAGGTCCATGAGTCAAGTTATAGGCAACATATGAATGCACACATATTGTCACGGAAGATAATGGGACAGGGTTATTTTTGGACTACTATGGAAGCAGATTGTGTGACTCATGTTCAAAAATGTCACTAG